A window of Nocardia arthritidis genomic DNA:
ACCGGCCAGCGACCCGGACATCACACCGACCAGTGCGACCATCGGCACCGACCCGTACAGCGCGCTCGCCCCGGAAAACGCCGAAATCTGGCGTCCCAGCACGGTATTCAGCATGATCAGCAGCAGTGCCGGGAACACCAGCGACTGGATGACGGTGAGCGGATCGCGCCACCAACGGATCAGCAGCCGCTTGGTCTGGATCATCGTCTGCGGGAACAACAGCCGCAGCGTTTCGGTGCGGCCGGACACCACGGGCAGGCCGAATTCGGCGGGTGCGGCTACCTCGGTCATGCCGACCTCCTGAGCGAGACCACGACGGCGGCGGCGCCGAAAACCACTACCAGGCCGAGTGGCCAGGCCAGCGCCGGGCCCATGATCGGCCAATCCACCGCGCCCGCATTGGGTGTGGAATCACCGGCCAACGCGCGCAGCCCGTAGACGAACTGCGATACCGGCTGGTTGCGCGCGAAACCTTGTATCCACGTCGGAAATTGGCGAGCGGGCGCGAATCCGGTGGACACCATGCCGAGTATCAGCTGCGGCAGGATGAGCGCCTGCGTCGTGGCCTCGGGACTCTTGGACAGGCTGCCGAGCAGATCGGCACCCAAGCAGAGCGCCAACCCGATCAACAGCGCGAACCCGATGAATCCCACTGTGTCCCAGCAGCTTCCGTAGAAGCGGAAACCGATCACCCGGCCGCATACCAGTGCGGCGGCCAATGCGATCCCGGCCCGGTACAGCGCCGCCGTCAGCCGGGCGGCGAGCGGGATCACCGCCGCCATCGGCAGCGACCCGAAGCGCAGGTTCAGCCCGTCCCTGGCGTCGACCGCGGCCCGGAACGAGGCGGAGATGGCGCAGAACGCCACCGCCTGCATCACGATCATCGGCATCAGGAACTGTGCGTAGCTACTGAGTCCGTGCCCGTATAACGACATCACCAGGTTCAGCGGGACATAGAAACCGACGGTGAAGACGGTCGGCGCGAGCAGCGCGGTGACCACCTCGCCGTTGCGCAGCGACGGGCGGATCAGCCTGCGCGTCAGCACCCACCACTGCGCCAGGGTGGCCGTGCGCGGTGCCGGCGCGTCGACCAGCACCTCGGCCCGCATCCCGATGCTCACCCCGCCGCCGTTCGTCCGCACCCGTCCATGGTGCTCGACTTCCCCGCCGGAATCCGGCGATCCAGGTCCTTTCAGCATGTCGCACGCAGCTCCCGGCGATCCATCCGCGCGTGCTCCGCCAGCACCCTGCCGATTTCCGGCAGCGCGCGCGGCGCGGTCATCTCGTCGTGGGCGACCGGCAGCGAGTAGGTGGTGATCGCTCCGGTGACGTGCGGCCGCCACCGCTGGGCGGCCGCATCCGGATCGGTCTTCGGCGTACCGTCCGGCTCGTATGCCGCGGCGAAGAAGATCAGGTCGCCGTCGTAGCGGGACGGACGGTAGCCGGGCACCATCCGGACCGCCGCGTTGTAGGAGTCGGTGAGCCGGATCAGGTCGGCGGCGGTGACGTCGAGCGCGCCGGCCAGCGTCGCGCGGATGGCCGCGGCCGCGGCGTCGGCGGTCAGCTCCGGCGAATCGGTGTGCACGCCGAACACCGGTCCGAAGGCGTGCACGAATTCGCCGGGTGTCCACGGTTCGGGTGAATCCACCTGCCGCGCGGCGAGATCCGCGTCGAGCAGGGTCAGCCGCACCGATTCGCCCGCGCGCCGCAGCCGGGCGGCGATCTCGTGCGCGACGAAGCCGCCGAACGACCAGCCGAGCAGTTCGTACGGTCCGTGCGGCGCCACCTCGCGGATCTCGCGCACATACCTGCGCGCGTACTCGCGAATCGTGCTCGGCGCGAGTTCGCCTGCGGCGCCCGATAATTCGGGCGCCTGCAACCCGTAGACCGGGCGCCCCGGCTCGAGGTGCGCGGCGAGGCCGGTGTAGCTCCAGGCGAGTCCGGAGGCGGGGGCGACGCAGAACAGCGGCGGCAGTTCGGGATTCGCGACCGGACGGATCGGCAGCAGCACATCGAGCGCGGAGCGCGCGCCGCGGCGTTCGGCCGCGCCCGCCGTACCCGCGCCGATCTTCTCGGCCAGCCCACCGACCGTCGAATCGGCGAATATGGCCAGCACCGCCACCTCGGCCCCGAGCGCCTCGCGCAGGGCGCGTACCGCGCGCACCGCGCTGAGCGAATTGCCGCCGAGCGCGAAGAAATCGTCGTCCAGGCCGATTCCGGCCGGATCGATGTCGAGCACCCCCGCATACGCCGCGGCCACCGCCCGCTCGATATCCGTCTCGGCGGGCCGGAAGACCTCGGATCGGCGGCGAACCGGAACCTCGGTGCCGTCGGCCAGATTTCGCGCGGTGAGCGCTGCCTGCTCGGCCGGTGAGTCGAACAGGTCGATCGCGCCGACGCGAACCCGAGGATCGGCGAGCACCGCCCGCACGGCCCGATGCAGCGCCGCGCCGAATCCGGCAACCGTGTCCTCGTCGAAAAGCTCCGCGGCATAGTCGAAGTGGCCGTCGATACCGTCCGGGGCGCCGGAATCGCCGAGTTGCTCGGCGATATGCAGATGCAGATCGAACTGGGAGATCCCGGTTTCGATCTCCAGTGCCGCGAATTCCAGTCCGGGCAGCGCGAATCGGGTGGGTGCGAGGTTCTCGAACGAGAACGCCACCTGATACAGCGGATGCCATGCGGTGGACCGGACCGGGTCCACCGCCTCCACCAACTGTTCGAACGGCACATCGGTGTTGGCCAGCGCGCGCAGGTCGCGCTCCCGGATATCGGTGAGCAGTTCGATGAACGACCGATCCGCCCCCACCTCGGTGCGGAACACCACGGTGTTCACGAACATGCCGACCAGATCATCCAATTCGGGCGCGCCGCGCCCGGCCACCGGGGTGCCGACGGCGATATCATCGGTGCCCGACAGCCGGGCCAGCAGCACCGCGAACAGCGCGTGCAGCAGCATGAACAGCGAAACACCGCTTGCGCGTGCCAGTTCCGCCAGCGCGGCGTGGGTGGCCGCATCCAGTTCGAAGGGTATGCGGCCACCGCGCATTCCGAGCATCCGCGGACGCGGGCGATCGGTGGGCAGCGGCAGATGGCCGGGCAGGCCGGCCAGCTCCTGTCGCCAGAACGTGAGCTGTTGTGCCGCGACCGATTCCGGGTCGTCCGCCGAGCCGAGCAGATCACGTTGCCAGAGCGCGAAATCGGCGTACTGGACCGGCAGCGGCGTCCACTCCGGTGCGGTCGCGGCGGCGCGAGCCGCGTAGGCGACGGCGATATCGCGCGCCAGCGGGGTGAACGACCAACCGTCACCGGCGATGTGATGCAGCACCAACACCAGCACGTGTTCGCGCGGGCCGAGCCGCAGCACCGCACCGCGCACCGGAACCTCGGTCGTCACATCGAACGGCGCCATCGCCATTTCCCGGACACAGTGTCCGGCAACGGCTTCGGTGACGTCGCGAACGGGCAGTTCGACTTCGGCGGCGGGCCGGACCAGCTGTACCGGACCCTGCTCCGTCTCCGGATACACGGTGCGCAACACCTCGTGCCGCACCACCAGGTCGGCGATCGCCGATCGCAGTGCGGCCAGATCCAATTCGCCGGTGAGGCGCAGCGCGATCGGCATGTTGTACGCGCCGGAATCGGTGTCGAGCCGGTTGAGGAACCACATCCGCCGCTGTGCGAGCG
This region includes:
- a CDS encoding ABC transporter permease, whose product is MRAEVLVDAPAPRTATLAQWWVLTRRLIRPSLRNGEVVTALLAPTVFTVGFYVPLNLVMSLYGHGLSSYAQFLMPMIVMQAVAFCAISASFRAAVDARDGLNLRFGSLPMAAVIPLAARLTAALYRAGIALAAALVCGRVIGFRFYGSCWDTVGFIGFALLIGLALCLGADLLGSLSKSPEATTQALILPQLILGMVSTGFAPARQFPTWIQGFARNQPVSQFVYGLRALAGDSTPNAGAVDWPIMGPALAWPLGLVVVFGAAAVVVSLRRSA